A single window of Cellulomonas sp. NTE-D12 DNA harbors:
- the tsaE gene encoding tRNA (adenosine(37)-N6)-threonylcarbamoyltransferase complex ATPase subunit type 1 TsaE: MTGELAGVPGAPGSGGEAPTGSVRLPDAEATRAYGLELAAVLRPGDLVVLTGDLGAGKTTLTQGIGAGLHVRGQVASPTFIIAREHPPVPRPDGSVGPALVHVDAYRLRSLDEVEALDLDSSLDESVTVVEWGEGWVEPLAEDRLELSLRRPRGAVDPTADEPADAGERVLTVRAVGPRWAGVALPRVGVLTVVAG, from the coding sequence ATGACCGGCGAGCTGGCGGGTGTGCCCGGGGCTCCGGGCTCGGGTGGTGAGGCACCGACCGGCTCCGTGCGGCTGCCGGACGCCGAGGCGACCAGGGCCTACGGGCTCGAGCTCGCGGCCGTGCTGCGCCCGGGGGACCTCGTGGTGCTCACCGGTGACCTCGGCGCGGGGAAGACGACCCTGACCCAGGGCATCGGCGCCGGACTGCACGTCCGTGGGCAGGTCGCCTCGCCGACGTTCATCATCGCCCGTGAGCACCCGCCGGTCCCGCGGCCCGACGGCTCCGTCGGGCCGGCCCTGGTGCACGTGGACGCGTACCGGCTGCGGTCCCTCGACGAGGTCGAGGCGCTCGACCTCGACTCGAGCCTGGACGAGTCGGTGACCGTGGTGGAGTGGGGCGAGGGCTGGGTCGAGCCCCTGGCCGAGGACCGGCTGGAGCTGAGCCTGCGGCGTCCGCGCGGGGCGGTGGACCCGACGGCGGACGAGCCGGCGGACGCCGGCGAGCGGGTGCTCACGGTCCGTGCCGTGGGTCCTCGCTGGGCCGGTGTCGCGCTCCCGCGCGTCGGCGTCCTGACCGTCGTGGCAGGCTGA
- a CDS encoding nucleoside/nucleotide kinase family protein — translation MTIPETSPLPSALVDRVRALLDRPPRPSADGTEPSDGAAHRRLLGITGAPGAGKSTVSARLAEAFGADCVVVPMDGFHLAQTTLERLGRADRKGAPDTFDAAGFVALLRRLRRPVDGETVWAPEYRREAHNAIAGALAVPADVPLVVVEGNYLLVREHGFGPVAELLDETWYVTVDDEVRLERLIARHVRFGKAPDAARAWSLGPDEANARLIVSTADRADLVVDPG, via the coding sequence ATGACGATCCCGGAGACGTCCCCGCTGCCGTCCGCACTGGTCGACCGGGTCCGCGCGCTGCTGGACCGTCCGCCCAGACCATCCGCCGACGGCACCGAACCGTCCGACGGTGCCGCGCACCGGCGGCTCCTCGGGATCACGGGTGCGCCGGGGGCCGGGAAGTCCACGGTGTCCGCGCGGCTGGCCGAGGCGTTCGGCGCGGACTGCGTCGTCGTGCCGATGGACGGCTTCCACCTCGCGCAGACGACGCTCGAGCGGTTGGGGCGGGCGGACCGCAAGGGAGCGCCTGACACGTTCGACGCGGCCGGCTTCGTCGCGCTGCTGCGACGGCTGCGCCGGCCCGTCGACGGCGAGACGGTGTGGGCGCCCGAGTACCGGCGCGAGGCGCACAACGCGATCGCCGGTGCGCTGGCCGTGCCGGCCGACGTCCCGCTGGTGGTCGTCGAGGGCAACTACCTGCTGGTGCGCGAGCACGGGTTCGGGCCGGTGGCCGAGCTGCTGGACGAGACCTGGTACGTCACGGTCGACGACGAGGTGCGGCTCGAGCGCCTGATCGCCCGGCACGTGCGGTTCGGCAAGGCGCCGGACGCCGCACGGGCGTGGTCGCTCGGTCCCGACGAGGCCAACGCGCGGCTGATCGTGTCGACGGCCGACCGCGCCGACCTGGTGGTCGACCCCGGCTGA
- a CDS encoding malonic semialdehyde reductase produces the protein MSTDTTPLDTSDLDAELDSAGLLDGATADLLFRAARTAGAFTGDEVTDAQLQAAYDLAKWGPTAMNVTPLRVLVVRTPEARARLAAHMNEGNRQRVLDAPVTLLLAADTRFHQHLPLLAPHRAEMVDTFEAMPQMREQMARNNAWLQAGYLIVALRAAGLAAGPMGGMDATAIDDDLLAGTGWASLFVVNVGQAEGAQYPFPRAARLDWDQATRTV, from the coding sequence GTGAGCACCGACACCACACCCCTGGACACCTCGGACCTCGACGCCGAGCTGGACTCCGCCGGCCTCCTCGACGGAGCCACCGCCGACCTGCTGTTCCGGGCGGCCCGGACCGCCGGCGCCTTCACCGGCGACGAGGTCACGGACGCGCAGCTGCAGGCGGCCTACGACCTGGCCAAGTGGGGCCCGACGGCGATGAACGTCACCCCGCTGCGGGTGCTCGTCGTCCGCACGCCCGAGGCCCGCGCGCGCCTCGCCGCGCACATGAACGAGGGCAACCGGCAGCGCGTGCTCGACGCGCCCGTCACGCTGCTGCTCGCCGCCGACACCCGGTTCCACCAGCACCTGCCGCTGCTCGCGCCGCACCGCGCCGAGATGGTGGACACGTTCGAGGCGATGCCGCAGATGCGCGAGCAGATGGCGCGCAACAATGCGTGGCTGCAGGCCGGCTACCTGATCGTCGCCCTGCGCGCGGCGGGGCTGGCCGCGGGGCCGATGGGCGGGATGGACGCCACCGCGATCGACGACGACCTGCTCGCCGGCACCGGATGGGCGTCGCTGTTCGTCGTCAACGTCGGCCAGGCCGAGGGCGCGCAGTACCCGTTCCCGCGCGCCGCACGGCTCGACTGGGACCAGGCGACGCGCACGGTCTGA
- a CDS encoding glutamate--cysteine ligase: MAAPVPLPFAVSERSTIGIEWEVALVDADSGDLRQAAQTILQAVRAEDGSDHPNISQELLLNTIEVQSGKCRTVAEAAADLQVALDQVRRVAEPLRIELMGSGTHPFAHWATQKVTDKQRYATLIDRTQWWGRQMLIYGVHVHVGIEDRAKVLPLSRAMLTVFGTIQSLSASSPFWAGADTGYASNRALIFQQLPTAGLPPQFDQWSQLEQYVGDMVHTGVIDQVDEVRWDIRPSPRFGTLEMRIADGAANLLEVTAISALTHCFVEHFSELLDRGEPLPTLQPWFVQENKWRSARYGMDAILITDAAGDEELVTDSVTRWLEVLTPVAERLGCRAELEQVRTILRRGASYQRQRAVARRNAGDLGAVVRALVEEFRAGRPL; encoded by the coding sequence ATGGCGGCACCCGTGCCCCTGCCGTTCGCCGTGTCCGAGCGGTCGACCATCGGCATCGAGTGGGAGGTCGCCCTGGTCGACGCCGACTCCGGTGACCTGCGGCAGGCCGCCCAGACCATCCTGCAGGCGGTGCGCGCCGAGGACGGCAGCGACCACCCGAACATCAGCCAGGAGCTGCTGCTCAACACCATCGAGGTGCAGAGCGGCAAGTGCCGGACCGTCGCGGAGGCCGCCGCGGATCTCCAGGTCGCGCTGGACCAGGTGCGGCGCGTCGCCGAACCGCTGCGGATCGAGCTGATGGGCAGCGGCACGCACCCGTTCGCCCACTGGGCCACCCAGAAGGTGACCGACAAGCAGCGCTATGCCACTCTGATCGACCGCACCCAGTGGTGGGGCCGGCAGATGCTGATCTACGGCGTGCACGTGCACGTCGGCATCGAGGACCGCGCCAAGGTGCTGCCGCTGTCCCGCGCGATGCTCACCGTGTTCGGCACCATCCAGTCGCTGTCCGCGTCATCGCCGTTCTGGGCCGGCGCCGACACGGGCTACGCCTCGAACCGCGCGCTGATCTTCCAGCAGCTGCCGACGGCCGGCCTGCCGCCCCAGTTCGACCAGTGGTCGCAGCTCGAGCAGTACGTCGGCGACATGGTGCACACCGGCGTGATCGACCAGGTGGACGAGGTGCGCTGGGACATCCGGCCCTCCCCGCGCTTCGGCACGCTCGAGATGCGCATCGCCGACGGGGCCGCGAACCTCCTCGAGGTCACGGCCATCTCGGCGCTGACGCACTGCTTCGTCGAGCACTTCTCCGAGCTGCTCGACCGCGGCGAACCCCTGCCGACCCTGCAGCCCTGGTTCGTGCAGGAGAACAAGTGGCGCTCGGCGCGCTACGGCATGGACGCGATCCTGATCACCGACGCCGCCGGCGACGAGGAGCTGGTGACCGACTCGGTCACCCGGTGGCTGGAGGTCCTCACGCCCGTCGCCGAGCGGCTGGGCTGCCGCGCCGAGCTGGAGCAGGTCCGCACCATCCTCCGCCGCGGCGCGTCGTACCAGCGGCAGCGGGCGGTCGCGCGCCGCAACGCCGGCGACCTCGGCGCGGTGGTCCGCGCGCTGGTCGAGGAGTTCCGGGCCGGACGACCGCTGTAG
- the alr gene encoding alanine racemase — MTAVSRFPARAVVDLAAIRGNVRALAQHAPTAQVMAVVKADAYGHGLLPVATAAVEAGATWLGTAQVSEALALRAAGVTAPRVLTWLYAPGAPLGEAIEADVDVSVAAPWALDEVLRAARAAGRTARVHLKVDTGLGRNGVLPDQLPELTAAALRAEAEGAVRLVGVWSHFAFADEPDHPTVRAQEQVFADAVRTVEAAGARLEVRHIANSAATLTRPAVHYDLVRPGLAVYGLSPVPQLGGPADFGLVPAMTLEAELATVKRVPAGQGVSYGHQYVTDRETTLGVVPLGYADGIPRHASGSGARLGGPAQVGRRTLGVAGRVCMDQFVLDLGPEATQRAGDRVVLFGTGADGGPTAEDWARAAGTISYEITTRLGVRVPREHVDSVARAGVPACDQAVVR, encoded by the coding sequence CTGACGGCCGTGAGCCGCTTCCCCGCCCGTGCCGTCGTCGACCTGGCCGCGATCCGCGGCAACGTGCGGGCCCTGGCCCAGCACGCCCCCACGGCGCAGGTGATGGCCGTGGTCAAGGCGGACGCCTACGGCCACGGGCTGCTGCCGGTGGCGACGGCCGCCGTCGAGGCCGGCGCGACCTGGCTCGGCACCGCGCAGGTGTCCGAGGCGCTCGCGCTGCGCGCCGCCGGGGTGACCGCGCCCCGCGTGCTGACCTGGCTGTACGCCCCCGGAGCCCCGCTCGGGGAGGCGATCGAGGCGGACGTCGACGTGTCGGTCGCCGCGCCGTGGGCGCTCGACGAGGTGCTGCGTGCCGCCCGCGCCGCCGGCCGCACCGCCCGGGTGCACCTGAAGGTCGACACCGGGCTGGGCCGCAACGGCGTGCTGCCGGACCAGCTGCCGGAGCTGACGGCGGCGGCGTTGCGTGCCGAGGCGGAGGGCGCCGTCCGTCTGGTGGGCGTGTGGTCGCACTTCGCGTTCGCCGACGAGCCCGACCACCCGACCGTCCGGGCCCAGGAGCAGGTGTTCGCCGACGCGGTGCGCACGGTCGAGGCCGCCGGTGCGCGGCTCGAGGTGCGGCACATCGCCAACTCGGCGGCGACGTTGACGCGGCCGGCCGTGCACTACGACCTGGTCCGCCCCGGGCTGGCGGTGTACGGGCTGTCCCCGGTGCCTCAGCTCGGCGGCCCGGCCGACTTCGGGCTGGTGCCGGCCATGACCCTCGAGGCGGAGCTCGCGACCGTCAAACGCGTCCCGGCCGGCCAGGGCGTGTCCTACGGGCACCAGTACGTGACCGACCGCGAGACGACCCTCGGCGTGGTGCCGCTGGGGTACGCGGACGGGATCCCGCGGCACGCGTCCGGGTCCGGGGCGCGGCTCGGCGGGCCGGCGCAGGTCGGGCGCCGCACGCTCGGGGTGGCGGGGCGCGTGTGCATGGACCAGTTCGTGCTCGACCTCGGGCCGGAGGCGACGCAGAGAGCGGGGGACCGGGTGGTGCTGTTCGGGACGGGTGCGGACGGAGGTCCGACGGCGGAGGACTGGGCCCGCGCGGCCGGGACGATCAGCTACGAGATCACCACGCGGCTGGGCGTGCGTGTGCCGCGTGAGCACGTGGACTCCGTGGCGCGGGCCGGTGTGCCGGCGTGCGACCAGGCGGTCGTCCGATGA
- a CDS encoding sulfurtransferase, with the protein MSRADVLVTAEALAAALADEEPPVLLDVRWALGRSDGHEQYLAAHLPGAVFVDLDTELAAPPSAAAGRHPLPPLADLEAAARRWGLRDGAAVVVYDATGGTAAARAWWLLRWAGLAQVRLLDGGLSAWTAAGLSLEAGEVLPEPGDVVLHAGGLPTIDADGAAAWPEAGTLLDARAAERYAGVVEPVDPRAGHIPGARSAPTADNLAPDGRFLDDDALRARFAAVGVTGPVAVYCGSGVTAAHQVAALAAVGVEAALYPGSWSQWSSDPSRPVATSSGETTA; encoded by the coding sequence ATGAGCAGGGCCGACGTGCTGGTGACCGCCGAGGCGCTCGCGGCGGCGCTCGCCGACGAGGAGCCGCCCGTGCTGCTGGACGTCCGCTGGGCCCTGGGCCGGTCGGACGGGCACGAGCAGTACCTGGCGGCCCATCTGCCCGGCGCCGTCTTCGTCGACCTGGACACCGAGCTCGCCGCGCCCCCGAGCGCGGCTGCCGGCCGGCACCCGCTCCCGCCGCTGGCCGACCTGGAGGCCGCGGCGCGGCGCTGGGGCCTGCGCGACGGAGCGGCGGTCGTGGTCTACGACGCCACGGGGGGCACCGCGGCAGCGCGGGCGTGGTGGCTGCTGCGCTGGGCGGGCCTCGCCCAGGTCCGGCTGCTCGACGGCGGCCTGTCGGCGTGGACCGCGGCCGGCCTGTCGCTGGAGGCCGGCGAGGTGCTCCCGGAACCGGGGGACGTGGTGCTGCACGCGGGCGGCCTGCCGACGATCGACGCGGACGGCGCGGCGGCCTGGCCCGAGGCCGGCACGCTGCTCGACGCCCGCGCGGCGGAGCGCTACGCCGGCGTCGTCGAGCCCGTCGACCCGCGAGCGGGCCACATCCCCGGCGCCCGCAGCGCACCGACCGCCGACAACCTCGCGCCGGACGGGCGCTTCCTCGACGACGACGCGCTGCGCGCCCGGTTCGCCGCGGTCGGCGTCACCGGGCCCGTTGCCGTGTACTGCGGGTCGGGCGTGACCGCGGCCCACCAGGTCGCGGCGCTCGCGGCGGTCGGGGTCGAGGCGGCCCTGTACCCGGGGTCGTGGTCGCAGTGGTCGTCGGACCCGTCGCGACCGGTGGCCACCTCCTCCGGGGAGACGACCGCCTGA
- a CDS encoding NAD(P)H-hydrate epimerase: MGDVLLAWGSDDVRAAEEPLLAAGVPLMDRAAFALATVVAARLRERRGRVGGARVVLLVGGGNNGGDALWAGVRLLRRGAEVTALLVSERVHPEGSVAFREAGGRLRSLDGSSDGSSDGSSVRAAAALAARADVVLDGMLGIGARGGLRGTGAALVTALQGAFAAVERLPLVVAVDVPSGIGVDDGSVAGPVLTADLTVTFGCAKPGLLLPPAAALAGRVDVVDVGLRNAGTPAVVRLGADDLAALWPVPGEAAHKYTRGVLGVVAGTPRYPGAAVLVSSAAVLAGVGMVRYVGDVGDAVLAARPEVVVGTGRVQAWAVGPGIDPDDEVAAARVRDALGAAAADDLPVVADAGALGLLPDRLTPLTVLTPHAGELATLLGVRGEPVERADVEREPLRWAVRAQQLTGATVLLKGAVTVVAGPHGARYAQAEAPAWLATAGAGDVLTGLLGALLAGRSDDVRADPTLVAALAAAAASVHGRAARAANPGGPVAALAVAQALPGVVAGLVAPRETAAEDA, from the coding sequence ATGGGCGACGTGCTGCTGGCGTGGGGGTCGGACGACGTACGGGCCGCGGAGGAGCCGCTGCTGGCGGCGGGGGTGCCGCTGATGGACCGCGCCGCCTTCGCGCTGGCCACGGTGGTCGCGGCCCGCCTGCGAGAACGGCGCGGCCGGGTCGGTGGCGCGCGGGTGGTCCTGCTGGTCGGTGGCGGCAACAACGGCGGGGACGCGTTGTGGGCGGGCGTGCGGCTGCTGCGCCGGGGGGCCGAGGTCACGGCGCTGCTGGTGTCCGAGCGGGTCCACCCGGAGGGGTCGGTGGCCTTCCGGGAGGCCGGGGGCCGGCTTCGGTCGCTGGACGGGTCGTCGGACGGCTCGTCCGACGGCTCGTCCGTCCGAGCGGCGGCGGCTCTGGCGGCGCGGGCCGACGTGGTGCTCGACGGGATGCTCGGCATCGGGGCGCGGGGCGGCCTGCGCGGCACGGGCGCGGCCCTGGTCACGGCCCTGCAGGGGGCCTTCGCGGCGGTGGAGCGGCTGCCCCTGGTGGTGGCGGTCGACGTGCCCTCCGGCATCGGGGTGGACGACGGCAGCGTCGCCGGTCCCGTGCTGACCGCGGACCTCACGGTGACGTTCGGCTGCGCCAAGCCGGGGCTGCTGCTGCCGCCGGCGGCGGCTCTGGCCGGGCGGGTCGACGTGGTGGACGTCGGGCTGCGGAACGCCGGCACGCCGGCCGTGGTGCGGCTCGGGGCCGACGACCTCGCGGCGCTGTGGCCCGTGCCCGGCGAAGCGGCCCACAAGTACACCCGCGGGGTGCTCGGCGTGGTGGCCGGCACGCCGCGGTACCCCGGCGCTGCGGTCCTGGTGAGCAGCGCCGCGGTGCTGGCCGGCGTCGGGATGGTCCGGTACGTCGGTGACGTCGGCGATGCGGTGCTCGCCGCGCGGCCCGAGGTGGTCGTCGGGACCGGGAGGGTGCAGGCCTGGGCGGTCGGTCCCGGGATCGACCCCGACGACGAGGTGGCAGCCGCACGGGTGCGGGACGCGCTCGGTGCGGCGGCGGCCGACGACCTCCCGGTCGTCGCGGACGCGGGCGCGCTCGGGCTGCTGCCGGACCGGCTGACCCCGCTGACGGTGCTGACCCCGCACGCCGGGGAGCTGGCGACCCTGCTCGGCGTGCGAGGCGAACCGGTCGAGCGCGCGGACGTCGAGCGGGAGCCGCTGCGATGGGCGGTCCGGGCGCAGCAGCTGACCGGCGCCACGGTGCTGCTCAAGGGGGCCGTGACGGTGGTCGCAGGGCCGCACGGCGCCCGGTACGCGCAGGCCGAGGCGCCGGCGTGGCTGGCCACCGCCGGTGCGGGCGACGTGCTGACCGGACTGCTCGGCGCCCTGCTGGCCGGTCGTTCCGACGACGTGCGGGCCGACCCGACCCTGGTCGCGGCGCTCGCGGCCGCGGCCGCGTCGGTGCACGGTCGCGCGGCACGGGCGGCGAACCCCGGCGGACCCGTGGCGGCCCTTGCGGTGGCGCAGGCGCTCCCCGGTGTGGTGGCGGGGCTGGTGGCGCCACGCGAGACGGCGGCGGAGGACGCATGA
- a CDS encoding LLM class F420-dependent oxidoreductase, whose protein sequence is MRFGLFIPQGWRQDLTGIDPREHWSVMHGLAQHADDGDTWESIWVYDHFHSVPEPNGEAVHEAWSLMSAFAASTSRVRLGQMCTCMAYRNPAYLAKVAATADVISGGRVEMGIGAGWYEHEWKAYGYGFPSAGNRLGMLDEGVQIFKQLWSTGTATLDGKHYQVDGAMLAPLPLQLDGPPLWIAGGGEKVTLRIAAEHASYTNFDGAPAGFAQKSQILRGHCEAIGRPFDEITRSANYNVVIGSTQAEVDDRIAWIEEHYALTVPAKAADEAESWRRGPLVGTPEQIVEKLRELEGLGMTYAICYFAEAAYDRSGIELFEREVVPALR, encoded by the coding sequence ATGCGCTTCGGACTCTTCATCCCCCAGGGCTGGCGGCAGGACCTCACCGGCATCGACCCCCGCGAGCACTGGTCCGTGATGCACGGCCTCGCCCAGCACGCCGACGACGGCGACACCTGGGAGTCGATCTGGGTCTACGACCACTTCCACTCGGTGCCCGAGCCCAACGGCGAGGCGGTGCACGAGGCGTGGAGCCTGATGAGCGCCTTCGCCGCCAGCACGTCACGGGTCCGACTGGGCCAGATGTGCACGTGCATGGCGTACCGGAACCCCGCCTACCTGGCGAAGGTGGCCGCCACCGCGGACGTGATCAGCGGCGGCCGCGTGGAGATGGGCATCGGCGCCGGCTGGTACGAGCACGAGTGGAAGGCGTACGGCTACGGCTTCCCGTCCGCCGGCAACCGGCTCGGCATGCTCGACGAGGGCGTGCAGATCTTCAAGCAGCTGTGGAGCACCGGCACCGCCACGCTCGACGGGAAGCACTACCAGGTGGACGGCGCGATGCTGGCACCGCTCCCCCTGCAGCTGGACGGCCCGCCGCTGTGGATCGCGGGCGGTGGCGAGAAGGTGACGCTGCGCATCGCGGCGGAGCACGCGTCGTACACCAACTTCGACGGGGCGCCGGCCGGCTTCGCCCAGAAGTCGCAGATCCTGCGCGGTCACTGCGAGGCGATCGGACGCCCGTTCGACGAGATCACGCGCTCCGCCAACTACAACGTGGTGATCGGGTCGACGCAGGCCGAGGTGGACGACCGGATCGCCTGGATCGAGGAGCACTACGCGCTGACGGTCCCGGCCAAGGCGGCCGACGAGGCCGAGTCGTGGCGCCGCGGCCCGCTGGTCGGCACGCCGGAGCAGATCGTCGAGAAGCTGCGCGAGCTCGAGGGGCTCGGCATGACGTACGCCATCTGCTACTTCGCCGAGGCGGCCTACGACCGCTCGGGCATCGAGCTGTTCGAGCGCGAGGTCGTGCCGGCGCTGCGCTGA
- the tsaB gene encoding tRNA (adenosine(37)-N6)-threonylcarbamoyltransferase complex dimerization subunit type 1 TsaB: MPILALDTSSAVAVAVLADDGTVLATRSDSEQRHHAELLAPMVQHVLADAGVDRTQLTAVVAGTGPAPFTGLRVGLVTARTMALALDVPAWGVPSVDALAATAARTAEPGARVLVVTDARRREVYWAEYRVDADRAAEPIGGPDIAVPANLVEHGRTTGALVVGRGAWLHHEALGLTDEQPDDPALLDPDPAELGRLALARHAAGQPLATTPLYLRRPDAEPSVVRKRVLT; encoded by the coding sequence GTGCCGATCCTCGCCCTGGACACGTCCTCCGCCGTCGCCGTCGCCGTGCTGGCCGACGACGGAACGGTGCTGGCCACCCGGTCCGACTCCGAGCAACGGCACCATGCCGAGCTGCTCGCACCGATGGTGCAGCACGTGCTGGCCGATGCCGGCGTCGACCGGACGCAGCTGACCGCGGTCGTGGCCGGCACCGGCCCGGCGCCGTTCACCGGGCTGCGCGTCGGGCTGGTGACGGCCCGGACGATGGCGCTGGCGCTCGACGTCCCGGCGTGGGGGGTGCCCTCGGTCGACGCCCTGGCGGCGACCGCCGCGCGGACGGCGGAGCCCGGAGCCCGCGTGCTGGTGGTCACGGACGCACGCCGCCGGGAGGTGTACTGGGCGGAGTACCGCGTCGACGCCGACCGTGCGGCGGAGCCGATCGGCGGCCCGGACATCGCCGTCCCGGCCAACCTCGTCGAGCACGGCCGCACCACCGGCGCGCTGGTCGTCGGGCGCGGAGCGTGGCTGCACCACGAGGCGCTCGGGCTGACGGACGAGCAGCCGGACGACCCCGCGCTGCTCGACCCCGACCCCGCCGAGCTGGGCCGGCTGGCGCTGGCCCGCCACGCCGCCGGTCAGCCGCTCGCGACCACCCCGCTCTACCTCCGCCGACCGGATGCCGAACCGTCCGTCGTGCGCAAGCGGGTCCTCACGTGA
- the tsaD gene encoding tRNA (adenosine(37)-N6)-threonylcarbamoyltransferase complex transferase subunit TsaD, producing MPGSTDPLVLGIETSCDETGVALVSGYELLVDSVASSMDEHARFGGIIPEIASRAHLEAMIPTIRRALGTAGVGLEQVDAIAVTAGPGLVGPLTIGASAAKALAVALDRPLYGVNHVIGHAVVDELVDGPFPERVLALVVSGGHSSLLRIDDTVEVTELGSTLDDAAGEAFDKVGRLLGLPYPGGPHIDRLAREGDPEAIRFPRGLTAAKDQAAHATDFSFSGLKTAVARWVEAREDAGLEIPLHDVAASFAAAVADVLTAKAIAACKAHGVDTLVVGGGFSANSQLRDMAALRCEEAGITLRIPPIRYCTDNGAMIAALGSALVRRGRPASSLDLPVDSSMPLTQVLV from the coding sequence CTGCCTGGATCCACCGACCCGCTCGTCCTCGGCATCGAGACCTCCTGCGACGAGACGGGCGTGGCCCTCGTCAGCGGGTACGAGCTGCTGGTGGACTCCGTCGCGAGCTCGATGGACGAGCACGCGCGCTTCGGCGGGATCATCCCCGAGATCGCCTCGCGGGCCCACCTCGAGGCGATGATCCCCACCATCCGCCGGGCGCTCGGCACCGCCGGCGTCGGTCTCGAGCAGGTCGACGCGATCGCCGTGACCGCCGGTCCCGGGCTCGTCGGACCCCTGACCATCGGCGCCTCCGCCGCCAAGGCCCTCGCCGTGGCGCTCGACCGTCCGCTGTACGGCGTCAACCACGTGATCGGCCACGCTGTGGTCGACGAGCTGGTCGACGGACCTTTCCCGGAGCGGGTGCTCGCGCTCGTCGTCTCCGGCGGCCACTCCTCCCTGCTCCGGATCGACGACACCGTCGAGGTGACCGAGCTCGGCTCGACGCTCGACGACGCGGCGGGGGAGGCGTTCGACAAGGTCGGCCGCCTGCTCGGCCTGCCGTACCCGGGCGGTCCGCACATCGACCGGCTGGCGCGCGAGGGCGACCCGGAGGCGATCCGGTTCCCGCGCGGCCTCACCGCGGCGAAGGACCAGGCCGCCCACGCGACCGACTTCTCCTTCTCCGGGCTCAAGACCGCCGTGGCCCGGTGGGTCGAGGCGCGCGAGGACGCCGGGCTCGAGATCCCGCTGCACGACGTGGCCGCGTCGTTCGCCGCCGCGGTCGCCGACGTGCTGACCGCCAAGGCGATCGCCGCCTGCAAGGCCCACGGCGTCGACACGCTGGTGGTCGGCGGCGGCTTCTCGGCGAACTCACAGCTGCGCGACATGGCCGCGCTGCGCTGCGAGGAGGCGGGCATCACGCTGCGCATCCCGCCGATCCGGTACTGCACGGACAACGGCGCGATGATCGCGGCGCTCGGCTCCGCGCTGGTGCGCCGGGGGCGGCCGGCGTCGTCGCTGGACCTGCCGGTCGACTCGTCCATGCCGCTGACCCAGGTGCTCGTCTAG
- the rimI gene encoding ribosomal protein S18-alanine N-acetyltransferase, whose amino-acid sequence MSAVPPDVVVRELAASDLPRLEVLERDLFGAAAWSPASLAEELVTEGRWYIGAVTPTTGLLVGYAGLWFDGEDAQVMTIAVDSQHQDRGIARTMLNQLVDHARQLGAQRVLLEVRVDNDPAIHLYESTGFRRLGRRRAYYQPGNIDAWTMLLPLHVAEEQR is encoded by the coding sequence GTGAGCGCCGTCCCGCCCGACGTCGTCGTGCGGGAGCTGGCCGCGAGCGACCTGCCACGGCTCGAAGTGCTGGAGCGGGACCTGTTCGGTGCGGCTGCGTGGTCGCCCGCGTCGCTCGCGGAGGAGCTGGTCACGGAGGGCAGGTGGTACATCGGCGCCGTCACGCCGACCACGGGGCTGCTGGTCGGGTACGCGGGCCTGTGGTTCGACGGCGAGGACGCCCAGGTGATGACGATCGCGGTGGACTCCCAGCACCAGGACCGCGGCATCGCCCGGACCATGCTGAACCAGCTGGTGGACCACGCCCGGCAGCTCGGCGCCCAGCGGGTGCTGCTCGAGGTGCGGGTGGACAACGACCCGGCGATCCACCTCTACGAGTCGACCGGCTTCCGGCGACTGGGCCGCCGCCGGGCCTACTACCAGCCGGGCAACATCGACGCCTGGACCATGCTGCTCCCGCTGCACGTGGCAGAGGAGCAGCGATGA
- a CDS encoding holo-ACP synthase — translation MIVGVGIDVVDVQRLVEALHRSPRLRERLFVADERSMPETSLAARFATKEALAKALGAPAGLHWHDAVVRRVAGAQPVIEVTGTVAARAAELGITRFHVSISHDAGIAAAVVVAERD, via the coding sequence GTGATCGTCGGCGTCGGCATCGACGTGGTGGACGTGCAGCGCCTGGTGGAGGCGTTGCACCGCTCACCGCGGCTCCGCGAGCGGCTGTTCGTCGCCGACGAGCGGTCGATGCCGGAGACCTCCCTGGCGGCGCGCTTCGCCACCAAGGAGGCCCTCGCCAAGGCGCTGGGGGCACCCGCGGGGCTGCACTGGCACGACGCGGTGGTGCGCCGGGTGGCGGGTGCTCAGCCCGTGATCGAGGTGACCGGGACCGTCGCGGCACGGGCCGCCGAGCTGGGGATCACGCGGTTCCACGTCTCGATCTCGCACGACGCCGGCATCGCGGCCGCCGTCGTCGTCGCCGAGCGGGACTGA